One genomic segment of Cardinium endosymbiont of Philonthus spinipes includes these proteins:
- a CDS encoding ankyrin repeat domain-containing protein, protein MLIFLLLFTYACNHISRYNVTECEASVNRSPKSLRSILLNQKYDHGYLLHQFVMDSANWPENNTLNNRERILKSIKRILRDFGNDPLVINKRNDEGYTPFDLATLNNDHRMVQAFLSSFRNGIDVNAKHNILNTPLHMAAACGHVNVCAKLLQAEGILVNERDKYGNTPLHFAAVCGDVNICAKLLQAEGILVNAKNNHGHTPLHFAAACDHVNICAKLLQAEGILVNAKNNHGHTPLHMAAACDHVNICAKLLQAKGILVNAKNNHGYTSLHVAAERGHVNVCARLLQAKGILVNEQDEDGYTPLHVAAERGHVNVCARLLQAKGILVNAKNNHGYTPLHVAAERGHVNVCARLLQAKGILVNAKNNHGHTPLHVAAAFNHVNICAKLLQAEGILVNKRDRYGSNTPLHIAALYGHVNICAKLLQAEGILINERDKYGYTPLHLAMKYGHVNICAKLLQAEGILVNKRDRYGSNTPLHMAAACGDVNICAKLLQAEGILINERDKYGNTPLHLTARHGHVNVCAQLLQAEGILINERDKHGNTPLHLTARHGHVNVCAQLLQAEGILINERDKHGNTPLHLAASHGHVNVCAQLLQAEGILINERDKHGNTPLHLAARYGYANVCAQLLQAEGILVNTRPFL, encoded by the coding sequence ATGTTGATATTTCTTTTATTATTTACTTACGCTTGTAATCACATTTCTAGATACAATGTTACAGAATGTGAAGCATCGGTTAATCGTAGTCCTAAATCGCTAAGAAGTATTCTTTTAAATCAAAAATATGATCATGGGTACCTTCTTCATCAGTTTGTAATGGACTCTGCTAACTGGCCGGAGAACAACACTCTAAATAATAGAGAACGTATATTAAAGAGTATAAAACGTATATTGCGTGATTTTGGTAATGATCCTCTGGTAATCAATAAACGTAATGATGAGGGATATACTCCGTTTGATTTGGCAACGCTGAATAATGATCATCGTATGGTACAAGCATTCCTGTCTTCTTTTAGAAATGGTATTGATGTGAATGCTAAGCATAACATTCTCAATACCCCGCTTCATATGGCAGCGGCATGTGGCCATGTAAATGTTTGTGCCAAATTACTGCAAGCTGAGGGGATTTTAGTCAATGAGCGAGATAAGTATGGTAATACCCCGCTTCATTTTGCAGCGGTATGTGGCGATGTAAATATTTGTGCCAAATTACTGCAAGCTGAGGGGATTTTAGTCAATGCGAAAAATAATCATGGTCATACCCCGCTTCATTTTGCAGCGGCATGTGACCATGTAAATATTTGTGCCAAATTACTGCAAGCTGAGGGGATTTTAGTCAATGCGAAAAATAATCATGGTCATACCCCGCTTCATATGGCAGCGGCATGTGACCATGTAAATATTTGTGCCAAGTTACTGCAAGCTAAGGGGATTTTAGTCAATGCGAAAAATAATCATGGTTATACCTCACTTCATGTGGCAGCGGAACGTGGCCATGTAAATGTTTGTGCTAGGTTACTGCAAGCTAAGGGGATTTTAGTCAATGAGCAAGATGAGGATGGTTATACCCCACTTCATGTGGCAGCGGAACGTGGCCATGTAAATGTTTGTGCCAGGTTACTGCAAGCTAAGGGTATTTTAGTCAATGCGAAAAATAATCATGGTTATACCCCACTTCATGTGGCAGCGGAACGTGGCCATGTAAATGTTTGTGCCAGGTTACTGCAAGCTAAGGGTATTTTAGTCAATGCGAAAAATAATCATGGTCATACCCCACTTCATGTGGCAGCGGCATTTAACCATGTAAATATTTGTGCCAAATTACTGCAAGCTGAGGGGATTTTAGTCAATAAGCGAGATAGGTATGGTAGTAATACCCCGCTTCATATAGCAGCGTTATATGGCCATGTAAATATTTGTGCCAAATTACTGCAAGCTGAGGGGATTTTAATCAATGAGCGAGATAAGTATGGTTATACTCCGCTTCATTTGGCAATGAAATATGGCCATGTAAATATTTGTGCTAAGTTACTGCAAGCTGAGGGGATTTTAGTCAATAAGCGAGATAGGTATGGTAGTAATACCCCGCTTCATATGGCAGCGGCATGTGGCGATGTAAATATTTGTGCCAAATTACTGCAAGCTGAGGGGATTTTAATCAATGAGCGAGATAAGTATGGTAACACTCCGCTTCATTTGACAGCGAGACATGGCCATGTAAATGTTTGTGCCCAGTTACTGCAAGCTGAGGGGATTTTAATCAATGAGCGAGATAAACATGGTAATACTCCGCTTCATTTGACAGCGAGACATGGCCATGTAAATGTTTGTGCCCAGTTACTGCAAGCTGAGGGGATTTTAATCAATGAGCGAGATAAACATGGTAATACTCCGCTTCATTTGGCAGCGAGCCATGGCCATGTAAATGTTTGTGCCCAGTTACTGCAAGCTGAGGGGATTTTAATCAATGAGCGAGATAAGCATGGTAATACTCCGCTTCATTTGGCAGCGAGATATGGCTATGCAAATGTTTGTGCCCAGTTACTGCAAGCTGAGGGGATTTTAGTCAATACGAGACCGTTTCTATAG
- a CDS encoding PLP-dependent aspartate aminotransferase family protein has translation MHTWGSNHLQVATEVVHAGVEPEPHTGAILTPIFQSSVFVQESIETYLAKGHSYSGSRNPTVAVLEAKIAVLEKAEAAYCFGSGMAAIITTLATFLRNGDHCILSNGCYATTQEVARNLFGQLGVTFSFVDFTNLDEIAAAIQPNTKVLFSEYPTNPTLTLTDLAAVSALAHQIGAKHVCDSTLASPMVICPLTFGADIVIQSTTKYYDGHNMTIGGAVACASVEDGPTIFSYRNMHGSIMSPMVAFFTLQSAKTMHLRIREQSANAAQVATFLAGHPKVEKVGYPGLADFPQKSLADRQHTNGLHGGMLYFILKGGADTTSKFMQALRRPWSFGANLGGVESLISYPAAMSNGTMDATQLQSIGISQGFVRVSCGIEAVQDLIDALEATFSVC, from the coding sequence ATGCACACATGGGGCAGTAATCATTTACAAGTAGCTACTGAGGTGGTGCATGCTGGTGTGGAGCCAGAACCGCATACGGGTGCTATCCTTACACCTATTTTTCAATCCTCTGTATTTGTGCAGGAATCTATTGAAACCTATTTGGCAAAGGGCCATTCCTATTCTGGATCAAGAAATCCTACTGTTGCAGTCCTTGAAGCCAAGATTGCTGTTTTGGAAAAAGCGGAAGCTGCTTATTGTTTTGGTTCGGGCATGGCTGCCATTATCACAACCTTGGCAACTTTTTTGCGCAATGGGGACCATTGCATACTCTCCAATGGTTGTTACGCCACTACACAAGAAGTAGCACGTAACCTTTTTGGCCAACTTGGTGTAACTTTTTCTTTTGTAGATTTTACCAATCTAGATGAAATAGCAGCAGCCATACAACCCAATACCAAAGTACTCTTTTCAGAATATCCAACCAATCCTACCCTTACTTTAACCGATTTAGCTGCGGTTAGCGCATTGGCCCACCAGATAGGTGCCAAACATGTTTGTGACAGTACGTTGGCCTCACCTATGGTGATTTGTCCATTAACATTTGGTGCCGATATAGTAATTCAATCTACCACTAAATATTATGATGGACATAATATGACTATTGGAGGCGCAGTAGCTTGCGCATCTGTAGAAGATGGCCCTACTATTTTCTCTTATAGGAATATGCATGGGAGTATTATGAGCCCTATGGTTGCCTTTTTTACCTTACAGTCGGCCAAAACCATGCACTTACGGATACGAGAACAGTCTGCAAATGCAGCACAGGTGGCTACATTTTTAGCAGGACATCCCAAGGTAGAAAAGGTGGGATACCCAGGGTTGGCAGACTTTCCACAAAAGTCCTTGGCAGATAGACAACATACTAATGGACTCCATGGTGGCATGCTGTACTTTATATTGAAAGGAGGCGCCGATACAACCAGTAAATTTATGCAGGCGTTGCGTCGTCCATGGAGCTTTGGTGCCAATTTAGGTGGAGTAGAAAGTTTAATTTCTTACCCTGCTGCAATGTCTAATGGCACAATGGATGCCACACAACTTCAATCCATTGGCATAAGCCAGGGTTTTGTACGAGTATCTTGTGGCATTGAAGCTGTACAAGATCTTATTGATGCACTGGAAGCAACTTTTAGTGTATGCTAA
- a CDS encoding glycoside hydrolase family 25 protein produces the protein MVWLHSTWTSNIAKLVATILAVSCVSPSKLRNKLYMAGQPHYMEGIDISNHQKAINWEQCTPGRSGKDFVIAKATEGATYQDPMFGQNVSGARAAGFSRIGGYHFVRFGSSAPTAQMDNFVRQISDVGLLEDKEAIIALDVEEHTMADYTIVGSVVEICVRYLKAMHITPYIYTRTSFWNAHVAVTPDIVKECPLWIARWRDVPPSPEELPRGWDLWTIWQYASKGQVPGIIGDVDLNRMIR, from the coding sequence ATGGTATGGTTGCATAGTACATGGACCAGCAACATAGCCAAGTTAGTGGCAACCATTCTTGCTGTATCATGTGTATCACCTAGTAAATTGCGTAATAAATTGTATATGGCAGGCCAACCTCATTATATGGAAGGAATAGATATATCCAACCATCAAAAGGCAATAAATTGGGAACAGTGCACTCCTGGTAGGAGTGGTAAAGACTTTGTTATTGCCAAAGCTACAGAAGGCGCAACCTATCAAGATCCTATGTTTGGTCAAAACGTTTCCGGTGCGCGTGCTGCAGGTTTTTCCCGGATCGGCGGCTATCATTTTGTACGGTTTGGTTCAAGTGCTCCTACTGCGCAAATGGACAATTTTGTGCGCCAAATAAGCGACGTGGGCCTATTGGAGGATAAGGAAGCGATCATAGCATTAGATGTAGAAGAACATACGATGGCTGATTATACTATAGTTGGAAGCGTGGTAGAAATATGCGTTCGTTACCTCAAAGCTATGCATATAACGCCTTACATTTATACAAGGACATCGTTCTGGAATGCCCATGTAGCAGTGACCCCTGATATCGTTAAGGAGTGTCCATTATGGATTGCTAGATGGCGTGATGTCCCGCCATCACCAGAAGAACTGCCACGTGGTTGGGATCTCTGGACTATTTGGCAGTACGCTAGCAAAGGGCAAGTGCCAGGCATTATAGGTGACGTAGACCTGAATAGGATGATTAGATAA
- a CDS encoding mechanosensitive ion channel family protein: MNSTHRLCIGTIASYFIRIQQIPCITFLVWAVLPIMAQAHSRRMDDLKINLSSPYDTVYTHFMLLNPGNKASEHVGIVFIHGAAPKSKEMAVKLKRLLTLKGINIETIPKDPNYMDPTINENRFILSKKLPKVYLIKEGEQWRYSQETLNFIREYEVSDRLHTLLYHFLPEAFCQKQILNLAIWQYIMLMGLAIIIWLTYKIMPYFLKLMVYKFIGSKKSFAIERLLMLVISIYFLKSGLTMFQSESLTSFINRVIEATTSFLWMCLAYECVNLMQYRIKIAKKHNKFMIHILPLFSITAKIIVGIVGLVQTIDNLGFATGSLVKALSFSTLGLGLACQDTIKNLFGSLMITMDRPFSVGDEIVSGGIRGKVEEVGLRSTLLRTKEGSLVYIPNAKLADAYIDNFGKRTSRMVSLEVPLNYAISLELLPKFMQGLNEIAASQPLIKPEKTNIYLDKMNEHGFAIIFNFHLDTTESGIEYACKNRMIPLILKLACKLDIRLGNVQYRSHIGTLHP, from the coding sequence ATGAATAGTACACACCGACTTTGTATTGGAACGATCGCATCCTACTTCATACGGATCCAACAAATACCATGCATTACTTTCTTGGTATGGGCAGTGCTACCGATTATGGCACAAGCACACAGTAGACGCATGGATGATCTCAAAATAAATTTGAGTTCCCCATATGACACCGTATATACCCATTTTATGCTGCTAAACCCTGGGAATAAAGCTTCTGAGCATGTGGGCATTGTATTTATACATGGCGCAGCCCCCAAAAGCAAAGAAATGGCTGTTAAACTCAAAAGATTGCTCACACTTAAGGGCATCAATATTGAAACCATACCTAAGGATCCTAATTATATGGATCCAACGATAAATGAAAATAGATTTATTTTATCTAAAAAGCTACCAAAAGTTTACTTAATCAAAGAAGGCGAACAATGGCGTTACAGCCAAGAGACCTTAAATTTTATCAGGGAATATGAAGTTTCAGATAGATTACACACGCTCTTATACCATTTTTTGCCTGAGGCATTTTGCCAGAAACAGATATTAAATCTTGCGATTTGGCAATATATCATGTTGATGGGACTAGCCATCATTATTTGGCTGACCTATAAAATTATGCCCTATTTTTTGAAGCTTATGGTCTACAAGTTTATAGGCAGTAAAAAGTCATTTGCCATAGAGCGGTTGCTTATGCTGGTGATTAGCATATACTTCTTAAAGAGTGGCCTGACCATGTTCCAGTCTGAATCTTTAACCTCTTTTATCAATCGGGTCATAGAAGCTACTACTTCTTTCTTATGGATGTGTTTGGCCTATGAGTGCGTCAATTTGATGCAATATAGAATAAAAATTGCTAAGAAGCATAACAAGTTTATGATCCATATTTTGCCTCTTTTTAGCATAACAGCTAAAATTATTGTAGGGATTGTTGGATTGGTGCAGACAATCGATAACCTTGGGTTTGCAACAGGTTCCTTAGTAAAGGCACTTTCTTTCAGTACCCTAGGCCTTGGTTTGGCGTGCCAAGATACCATTAAAAATCTATTTGGCTCATTGATGATTACAATGGATCGACCTTTTAGTGTAGGCGATGAAATTGTTTCCGGAGGCATTCGTGGCAAAGTAGAAGAGGTGGGTTTACGCTCTACCTTACTACGTACCAAGGAAGGCTCTTTGGTTTATATACCCAATGCAAAACTAGCCGATGCCTATATTGATAACTTTGGTAAAAGAACGTCACGAATGGTCTCCTTAGAGGTACCATTAAACTATGCCATATCTTTAGAATTACTACCAAAATTTATGCAAGGATTAAATGAAATCGCTGCATCCCAGCCATTGATAAAGCCAGAAAAAACCAACATATATCTTGATAAGATGAACGAACATGGATTTGCAATCATTTTCAATTTTCATTTGGACACCACTGAAAGTGGTATAGAATATGCATGTAAGAATAGAATGATACCACTTATACTAAAGCTTGCTTGTAAGCTTGATATACGTTTGGGAAATGTACAATACCGGTCACATATCGGAACATTACACCCCTAA